The following proteins come from a genomic window of Carassius gibelio isolate Cgi1373 ecotype wild population from Czech Republic chromosome B8, carGib1.2-hapl.c, whole genome shotgun sequence:
- the LOC127964213 gene encoding WD repeat-containing protein 13 isoform X1: protein MAAVWQQVLAVDARYNAYRTPTFPQFRTQYIRRRSQLLRENAKCGFEPGLRRQYLRLRSQLLALRYGPLSEQSSFRASSVRSSRTTLDRMEDFEEDPRAQGARGHRRSVSRGSYQLQAQMNRAVYDERPPGSLVPTSVAEASRAMAGDTTLSENYAFAGMHHIFDQHVDSAVPRLQFANDDKRLLACCSLDGTLSIMTLSPPPPTVKVTLKGHAGPVTDFAWSLSNDIIVSTSKDGTLRIWNTEDGRCIREVADPEGSELLCCTFQPMNNNLTVVGNSKHHLQVVNISTGKKVKGGSSKLTGRVLSLSFDAPGRILWAGDDRGSIFSFLFDMATGKLTKAKRLVVNEGSPISSISARSWISREARDPSLLINACVNKLLLYRVVDNEGTLQLKRSFPIQHGSQPLHSIFCPLMSFRQGACVVTGSEDACVYFFDVERNTKAIVNKLQGHSGPVLDVSFNCDESLLASSDTTGMVIIWRREQK, encoded by the exons ATGGCTGCTGTTTGGCAGCAGGTGCTGGCAGTGGACGCAAG GTACAATGCTTACCGCACACCTACGTTCCCCCAGTTCCGCACGCAGTACATCCGCCGGCGCAGCCAGCTGCTCCGCGAGAATGCCAAGTGTGGCTTTGAGCCGGGGCTGCGCAGGCAGTATCTGCGTCTGCGCAGTCAGTTGCTCGCCCTGCGTTACGGGCCTCTGTCAGAGCAGAGCAGCTTCAGAGCCAGCAGTGTGCGCAGTTCCCGCACCACACTGGATCGCATGGAG GACTTCGAGGAGGATCCCAGGGCTCAGGGTGCTAGAGGCCACCGGAGATCAGTAAGTCGTGGTTCATACCAGCTACAAGCTCAGATGAACAGGGCGGTGTATGATGAAAG GCCTCCAGGTAGTCTGGTGCCCACCTCGGTGGCAGAAGCCAGTCGGGCCATGGCAGGTGACACCACCCTCAGTGAGAACTACGCCTTTGCCGGCATGCACCACATCTTTGACCAGCATGTGGACTCAGCGG TTCCTCGATTGCAGTTTGCCAATGATGATAAACGCCTCCTTGCCTGCTGCTCATTGGATGGGACATTGTCAATAATGACGTTGTCCCCGCCTCCACCGACTGTAAAGGTGACACTAAAGGGCCATGCTGGTCCCGTGACTGACTTCGCCTGGTCGCTCAGCAATGACATCATTGTGTCCACATCAAAAGATGGCACTCTGCGTATCTGGAACACAGAGGATGGACGCTGCATCCGAGAGGTGGCTGACCCAGAGGGCAGTGAGCTGCTGTGCTGCACTTTTCAGCCCATGAACAACAACCTGACTGTG GTTGGCAACAGTAAACACCACCTGCAGGTGGTGAACATCTCCACTGGGAAGAAAGTGAAAGGAGGCTCCAGTAAGCTCACCGGTCGAGTGCTTTCTCTCTCGTTTGATGCTCCGGGGAGAATCCTGTGGGCTGGTGACGACAGGGGAAGCATTTTCTCCTTCCTCTTTGACATGGCCACAG GAAAACTGACCAAAGCTAAGAGACTGGTGGTGAATGAGGGCAGCCCTATCTCCAGCATCTCAGCCCGCTCGTGGATCAGTCGAGAGGCACGGGATCCATCGCTGCTCATCAACGCCTGTGTCAACAAATTACTGCTCTACAG GGTCGTGGATAATGAGGGAACTCTACAGCTGAAGAGGAGCTTCCCCATTCAACACGGATCCCAGCCGCTGCACAGCATCTTCTGTCCTCTCATGTCCTTCAGACAGGGAGCCTGTGTCG TCACAGGCAGTGAGGATGCGTGCGTCTACTTTTTCGATGTTGAGCGCAACACTAAGGCCATTGTTAACAAGCTGCAGGGCCACAGCGGGCCCGTCCTGGACGTGAGCTTCAACTGCGACGAAAGCCTGCTGGCCTCCTCTGACACCACCGGGATGGTGATCATCTGGAGACGGGAGCAGAAGTAA
- the LOC127964213 gene encoding WD repeat-containing protein 13 isoform X2 produces MMCRSAVGRAGRSRDHASPFRQNEPVRVSHVLVFPASLCVRGSHGCCLAAGAGSGRKDFEEDPRAQGARGHRRSVSRGSYQLQAQMNRAVYDERPPGSLVPTSVAEASRAMAGDTTLSENYAFAGMHHIFDQHVDSAVPRLQFANDDKRLLACCSLDGTLSIMTLSPPPPTVKVTLKGHAGPVTDFAWSLSNDIIVSTSKDGTLRIWNTEDGRCIREVADPEGSELLCCTFQPMNNNLTVVGNSKHHLQVVNISTGKKVKGGSSKLTGRVLSLSFDAPGRILWAGDDRGSIFSFLFDMATGKLTKAKRLVVNEGSPISSISARSWISREARDPSLLINACVNKLLLYRVVDNEGTLQLKRSFPIQHGSQPLHSIFCPLMSFRQGACVVTGSEDACVYFFDVERNTKAIVNKLQGHSGPVLDVSFNCDESLLASSDTTGMVIIWRREQK; encoded by the exons ATGATGTGCAGATCAGCTGTTGGAAGGGCGGGTCGGTCACGTGATCACGCCAGTCCCTTCAGACAGAATGAACCGGTGAGAGTCTCGCACG TCCTTGTGTTTCCTGCATCTCTCTGTGTTCGTGGATCTCATGGCTGCTGTTTGGCAGCAGGTGCTGGCAGTGGACGCAAG GACTTCGAGGAGGATCCCAGGGCTCAGGGTGCTAGAGGCCACCGGAGATCAGTAAGTCGTGGTTCATACCAGCTACAAGCTCAGATGAACAGGGCGGTGTATGATGAAAG GCCTCCAGGTAGTCTGGTGCCCACCTCGGTGGCAGAAGCCAGTCGGGCCATGGCAGGTGACACCACCCTCAGTGAGAACTACGCCTTTGCCGGCATGCACCACATCTTTGACCAGCATGTGGACTCAGCGG TTCCTCGATTGCAGTTTGCCAATGATGATAAACGCCTCCTTGCCTGCTGCTCATTGGATGGGACATTGTCAATAATGACGTTGTCCCCGCCTCCACCGACTGTAAAGGTGACACTAAAGGGCCATGCTGGTCCCGTGACTGACTTCGCCTGGTCGCTCAGCAATGACATCATTGTGTCCACATCAAAAGATGGCACTCTGCGTATCTGGAACACAGAGGATGGACGCTGCATCCGAGAGGTGGCTGACCCAGAGGGCAGTGAGCTGCTGTGCTGCACTTTTCAGCCCATGAACAACAACCTGACTGTG GTTGGCAACAGTAAACACCACCTGCAGGTGGTGAACATCTCCACTGGGAAGAAAGTGAAAGGAGGCTCCAGTAAGCTCACCGGTCGAGTGCTTTCTCTCTCGTTTGATGCTCCGGGGAGAATCCTGTGGGCTGGTGACGACAGGGGAAGCATTTTCTCCTTCCTCTTTGACATGGCCACAG GAAAACTGACCAAAGCTAAGAGACTGGTGGTGAATGAGGGCAGCCCTATCTCCAGCATCTCAGCCCGCTCGTGGATCAGTCGAGAGGCACGGGATCCATCGCTGCTCATCAACGCCTGTGTCAACAAATTACTGCTCTACAG GGTCGTGGATAATGAGGGAACTCTACAGCTGAAGAGGAGCTTCCCCATTCAACACGGATCCCAGCCGCTGCACAGCATCTTCTGTCCTCTCATGTCCTTCAGACAGGGAGCCTGTGTCG TCACAGGCAGTGAGGATGCGTGCGTCTACTTTTTCGATGTTGAGCGCAACACTAAGGCCATTGTTAACAAGCTGCAGGGCCACAGCGGGCCCGTCCTGGACGTGAGCTTCAACTGCGACGAAAGCCTGCTGGCCTCCTCTGACACCACCGGGATGGTGATCATCTGGAGACGGGAGCAGAAGTAA